One part of the Thermoanaerobacterium sp. CMT5567-10 genome encodes these proteins:
- the spoVE gene encoding stage V sporulation protein E: MNMKYPVDYNILISVLVLVSIGVVMVFSASSANAYYQYHDSFYFLKRQLLWAIIGFFAMTFMMNFDYHNLKKLSGVLLILSIILLIVILLPGVGSTRYNSTRWIEIGGFTLQPSEIAKYAIILFFAKYFDKNPSYAKSFKKGVLPVLFIAGIFFLLIMKQPNFSTAGTIFIISLIILFVAGAKLSFMVTLFGLGGSAALIVVTTVKYIRQRVFTFLNPWQDIKEHGYQIVQSLYALGSGGLFGVGLGRSRQKFMYLPMPQNDFIFSIIGEELGLIGTASILLLFLYLIIRGLRVAAKAPDVFGCLTATGIISVIGVQTLINVAVVTSSMPATGVSLPFISYGGTSTVFMMAAMGILLNISRYANMDRS; this comes from the coding sequence GAATATGAAGTATCCCGTTGATTACAACATATTGATATCTGTTTTAGTCCTTGTTTCTATAGGAGTTGTAATGGTGTTTAGCGCAAGTTCTGCCAATGCTTACTATCAGTATCATGATTCTTTCTATTTTTTAAAAAGACAACTTCTATGGGCCATAATAGGTTTTTTTGCCATGACTTTTATGATGAATTTTGATTATCATAATTTGAAGAAATTGTCTGGCGTTTTATTAATATTGTCGATAATTTTGTTGATAGTTATATTACTGCCTGGTGTAGGAAGCACAAGGTACAACTCAACAAGATGGATTGAAATAGGTGGATTTACACTTCAACCATCAGAAATCGCGAAATATGCGATAATATTATTTTTCGCAAAATATTTTGATAAAAACCCAAGTTATGCAAAAAGTTTTAAAAAGGGAGTGCTGCCGGTACTTTTCATCGCTGGAATTTTCTTTTTGCTAATAATGAAACAACCTAATTTTAGCACGGCAGGAACGATATTTATTATATCGTTAATTATTTTGTTTGTAGCTGGTGCAAAATTATCTTTTATGGTGACACTGTTTGGGCTTGGAGGTTCTGCGGCATTAATTGTGGTGACTACTGTAAAATATATTAGGCAGAGGGTATTTACATTTTTAAATCCGTGGCAAGACATAAAAGAGCATGGATATCAGATTGTGCAGTCGTTGTATGCGTTAGGTTCTGGAGGACTTTTTGGAGTTGGTTTAGGTCGAAGCCGTCAGAAATTTATGTATTTACCTATGCCACAAAATGATTTTATTTTTTCAATAATAGGAGAAGAACTTGGGCTTATAGGAACAGCTTCTATATTGCTTTTGTTTTTGTATCTCATAATAAGGGGGCTTAGGGTTGCAGCAAAAGCGCCAGATGTCTTTGGGTGTCTAACTGCTACTGGGATAATAAGTGTAATTGGAGTTCAAACTTTAATAAATGTTGCAGTTGTCACTTCATCAATGCCTGCTACAGGTGTGTCCCTGCCGTTTATAAGCTATGGTGGAACATCGACAGTATTTATGATGGCAGCAATGGGCATATTGCTTAATATTTCACGTTATGCAAACATGGATAGGAGCTGA
- the murG gene encoding undecaprenyldiphospho-muramoylpentapeptide beta-N-acetylglucosaminyltransferase: protein MRYLLTGGGTGGHIYPAVAIADEIKRNEKDAEILFVGTEKGLEKELVPKSGYELKTIRVKGFKRKLSLDTLRTIKIAFDGLIDAKKIINEYKPDIVIGTGGYVCGPVVMIAALKHIPTLIHEQNAFPGLTNRVLSRFVDIIATAFDDSKKYFRDRDNVYVTGNPIRMEILNANKVQALKKFELEQGKKVVVSVGGSRGAAKINQYMVELIKRADDDFQILMITGKNQYDTVTKMIKDYDIKIGKNIKIIPYCYDMGDVYAVADIMVCRAGAITLAELLATSTASILIPSPNVTHNHQEYNARVLEKNGAALVILERELNGDILYDKISSILKDSVVLERMKSNAKKLSKVDATKEIYRLINDLK, encoded by the coding sequence ATGAGATATTTGCTGACAGGCGGAGGCACCGGTGGACATATTTATCCAGCAGTAGCAATTGCAGATGAAATTAAAAGAAATGAAAAGGACGCAGAAATATTATTTGTTGGCACGGAGAAAGGACTTGAAAAAGAGTTAGTGCCGAAATCAGGATATGAGCTTAAAACTATAAGAGTGAAAGGCTTTAAACGGAAATTATCACTAGACACTTTAAGGACGATTAAAATTGCTTTTGATGGCTTAATAGATGCAAAGAAGATAATCAATGAATATAAGCCAGATATTGTAATTGGAACAGGAGGATATGTTTGTGGACCTGTGGTAATGATTGCAGCCCTTAAGCATATACCAACATTAATACACGAACAAAATGCCTTTCCTGGGCTTACAAACAGGGTACTTTCAAGGTTTGTAGACATTATTGCAACTGCTTTTGATGATTCAAAAAAATATTTTCGAGATAGAGACAATGTTTATGTAACTGGAAATCCTATAAGGATGGAGATATTAAATGCTAATAAAGTGCAAGCCCTTAAGAAATTTGAGTTAGAGCAGGGTAAAAAAGTGGTAGTTTCAGTTGGAGGTAGTAGAGGTGCTGCTAAAATAAACCAATATATGGTTGAATTAATAAAGCGTGCAGATGATGATTTTCAAATACTTATGATAACGGGAAAAAATCAATATGATACTGTAACAAAAATGATTAAAGATTACGATATAAAAATAGGAAAGAATATTAAGATAATTCCATATTGTTATGATATGGGTGATGTGTATGCAGTTGCGGATATAATGGTATGCAGAGCCGGTGCTATAACACTTGCTGAGCTATTGGCAACATCAACAGCATCAATTTTGATACCTTCCCCAAATGTTACACATAACCATCAAGAATATAATGCAAGAGTCCTTGAAAAGAATGGTGCTGCATTAGTTATTCTTGAGAGAGAATTAAATGGAGATATTTTATATGATAAAATATCATCAATCTTAAAAGATTCAGTTGTGCTAGAAAGGATGAAATCAAATGCAAAAAAACTTTCAAAAGTTGATGCTACAAAAGAAATATACAGGCTAATTAACGATTTAAAATAA